A genomic region of Desulfosarcina ovata subsp. ovata contains the following coding sequences:
- the ureE gene encoding urease accessory protein UreE — MIHLTHKLKNHQSPVTTLTLPWEKRIRSRLRVVLDNGAEAGLFLPRGTVLHDGDRLVSDRGDVVRICAADEALSTVTGHDPLTMARACYHLGNRHTPLEIDRDRIRYLHDPVLDEMIRGLGLDVRHDQAPFDPEAGAYGGGHHHHV, encoded by the coding sequence ATGATCCACCTGACCCATAAACTGAAAAACCATCAATCGCCGGTCACGACCCTGACCCTGCCCTGGGAAAAACGCATCCGCAGCCGTCTGCGGGTGGTTCTGGACAATGGTGCCGAGGCTGGCCTGTTCCTGCCGCGCGGCACCGTGCTGCACGATGGTGACCGGCTCGTATCGGACCGTGGTGACGTGGTCCGGATCTGTGCCGCCGATGAAGCGCTCTCCACCGTTACCGGCCATGACCCCCTGACCATGGCCCGCGCCTGCTACCACCTGGGGAACCGGCACACGCCCCTTGAGATCGACAGGGATCGCATCCGTTACCTGCACGACCCGGTACTGGACGAAATGATCCGTGGCCTGGGCCTTGACGTGCGGCACGATCAGGCACCCTTCGACCCGGAGGCCGGCGCCTATGGCGGCGGACACCATCACCATGTTTGA
- the ureC gene encoding urease subunit alpha, which produces MKTMTRKAYAEMFGPTTGDRVRLADTELWIEVEEDRTVYGDEVKFGGGKVIRDGMGQSQAGGADAVDVVITNALILDHWGIVKADIGIKDGRISGIGKAGNPDVQPGVDIVIGPGTEAIAGEASIVTAGGIDAHIHFICPQQIEEALTSGITTMLGGGTGPATGTNATTCTPGTWNIQRMLQAADGLPMNLGFMGKGNASRPLGLEEQVRAGAMGLKLHEDWGTTPAAIDTCLAVADRMDVQVAIHTDTLNESGFVEHTLAAFKDRTIHTYHTEGAGGGHAPDIIRACGLPNVLPSSTNPTRPFTVNTVDEHLDMLMVCHHLDPRIAEDVAFAESRIRRETIAAEDILHDLGAFSMIASDSQAMGRVGEVIIRTWQTAHKMKAQRGSLPGDPATSDNLRVRRYVAKYTINPAIAHGIAHEVGSVEVGKLADLVLWKPALFGVKPSLVVKGGMIAAAPMGDPNASIPSPQPVHYRPMFGAFGGALPATTLTFLSRAAADAGVAGAIGLKSHIGVVQGCRGIGKADMRLNDYLPTIEVDPQTYQVRADGELLTCEPATVLPLAQRYFLF; this is translated from the coding sequence CACCGAGCTGTGGATCGAAGTTGAGGAAGACCGCACCGTTTACGGCGACGAGGTCAAATTCGGCGGCGGCAAGGTGATCCGCGACGGCATGGGCCAGAGCCAGGCCGGCGGCGCCGATGCCGTGGACGTGGTCATCACCAACGCCCTGATTCTCGATCACTGGGGGATCGTCAAGGCCGACATCGGCATCAAGGACGGCCGCATCAGCGGCATCGGCAAGGCCGGCAATCCCGACGTTCAGCCGGGGGTGGACATCGTCATCGGTCCGGGTACCGAGGCCATCGCCGGAGAGGCGTCCATCGTCACTGCCGGCGGTATCGACGCCCACATCCACTTCATCTGCCCCCAGCAGATCGAGGAGGCCCTGACCAGCGGCATCACCACCATGCTCGGCGGCGGCACCGGACCGGCCACGGGCACCAACGCCACCACCTGCACGCCCGGCACCTGGAATATCCAGCGCATGCTGCAGGCGGCCGACGGCCTGCCCATGAACCTCGGCTTTATGGGCAAGGGCAACGCCAGCCGGCCGTTGGGTCTGGAAGAGCAGGTGCGCGCCGGCGCCATGGGCCTCAAACTGCACGAGGACTGGGGCACCACACCGGCGGCCATCGACACCTGCCTGGCGGTGGCCGACCGCATGGACGTGCAGGTGGCCATCCACACCGATACGCTCAACGAGTCGGGCTTTGTGGAACATACCCTGGCCGCGTTCAAGGATCGCACGATCCACACCTACCACACCGAGGGGGCCGGCGGCGGCCATGCGCCGGACATCATCCGGGCCTGCGGCCTGCCCAACGTGCTGCCCTCTTCCACCAACCCCACGCGGCCCTTTACGGTCAACACCGTGGATGAGCACCTGGACATGCTCATGGTCTGCCACCACCTTGACCCGCGCATCGCCGAGGACGTGGCCTTCGCCGAATCGCGCATCCGCCGCGAGACCATTGCCGCCGAGGATATCCTTCACGATCTGGGCGCCTTTTCCATGATCGCCTCGGACTCCCAGGCCATGGGCCGCGTGGGCGAAGTGATCATCCGCACCTGGCAAACGGCCCACAAGATGAAAGCCCAGCGCGGCAGCCTGCCGGGCGATCCGGCCACCAGTGATAACCTGCGCGTCCGGCGCTACGTGGCCAAATACACCATCAACCCGGCCATCGCCCACGGCATCGCCCACGAGGTGGGCTCCGTGGAGGTGGGCAAACTGGCCGACCTGGTGCTCTGGAAACCGGCCCTGTTCGGGGTCAAGCCTAGCCTGGTCGTCAAGGGCGGCATGATCGCCGCCGCCCCCATGGGCGATCCCAACGCATCGATCCCTTCGCCCCAGCCGGTGCACTACCGCCCCATGTTCGGCGCTTTCGGCGGTGCGCTCCCGGCGACCACGCTCACCTTCCTCTCCCGGGCAGCAGCGGATGCCGGCGTGGCCGGGGCCATCGGCCTAAAATCGCACATCGGCGTTGTGCAGGGATGCCGGGGCATCGGCAAGGCGGATATGCGCCTCAACGACTATCTGCCGACCATCGAGGTCGATCCGCAGACCTATCAGGTACGGGCCGACGGTGAATTACTCACCTGCGAACCGGCGACAGTGCTGCCCCTGGCCCAGCGTTATTTTTTGTTTTGA
- a CDS encoding alpha-E domain-containing protein, with protein MPATPYRLKDCAYGNCKIRRKKMLSRVANTIYWMCRYIERAENVARFISVNLNLLLDMPMEKGNHWEPLVMITGDQKVFEKNYPDYDKKQVIRFLTFDREYPNAIITCLAAARENARSIREIISSDMWEHLNNFYLELSDNCSPDFALSDPHRFFKIIQMRSHLFTGLMDCTMSHGEAWNFARIGMMLERADKTSRILDVKYFMLLPQADLVNTPLDNIQWSAVLKSASALEMFRKRYHRITPRNVADFLIFDEGFPRSMRHCVAKANVCLNRIDGSAPTGPPQNAAEKQLGRLEADLTYTDIDEVIDQGMHEYLDGMQTRLNRVDTTIGTTFFNIKLAANTGVQEQ; from the coding sequence ATGCCCGCGACCCCATATCGTCTGAAGGATTGTGCCTATGGCAACTGTAAAATAAGGAGAAAAAAAATGCTAAGCCGCGTCGCCAACACCATTTACTGGATGTGCCGATATATCGAACGGGCCGAGAACGTGGCCCGCTTCATCAGCGTCAACCTCAACCTGCTCCTGGACATGCCCATGGAAAAGGGCAACCACTGGGAACCGCTGGTAATGATCACCGGCGATCAGAAGGTGTTCGAAAAGAACTACCCCGATTACGACAAGAAACAGGTGATCCGGTTTCTCACCTTTGACCGCGAGTATCCCAACGCCATTATCACCTGCCTGGCCGCGGCGCGCGAGAACGCACGCTCCATCCGGGAAATCATCTCCTCGGATATGTGGGAGCACCTGAACAATTTCTATCTGGAACTGTCGGATAATTGCAGTCCTGATTTTGCCCTGTCCGATCCCCATCGCTTTTTCAAAATCATCCAGATGCGCAGCCATCTTTTCACCGGCCTCATGGACTGCACCATGAGTCATGGCGAGGCCTGGAACTTTGCCCGCATCGGCATGATGCTCGAACGGGCCGACAAAACCTCGCGCATCCTGGACGTGAAATACTTCATGCTGCTGCCCCAGGCCGATCTGGTCAACACCCCCCTGGATAATATCCAGTGGAGCGCGGTGCTCAAATCAGCCAGCGCTTTGGAGATGTTTCGCAAGCGCTATCATCGGATCACACCGCGCAACGTGGCTGATTTTCTCATCTTCGATGAAGGCTTCCCGCGTTCCATGCGCCACTGCGTCGCCAAAGCGAATGTCTGCCTGAACCGGATTGACGGATCGGCGCCGACGGGGCCGCCCCAGAATGCCGCCGAGAAACAGTTGGGCCGCCTTGAGGCCGACTTGACCTATACCGACATCGACGAGGTGATCGATCAGGGCATGCACGAGTACCTGGACGGCATGCAAACCCGGCTGAACCGGGTGGACACGACCATCGGCACCACCTTTTTCAACATCAAACTGGCGGCCAATACGGGGGTTCAAGAGCAGTAG
- a CDS encoding urease accessory protein UreF, whose amino-acid sequence MAADTITMFDGDHRLLRLMHLVSPSLPTGAFAYSQGLEWAVESGWIKNADDLEGWLRDLIAHNLTGVDVPLLDRMRTACQNQDEAALMRWCDLLLAFRETHELRLEEHNRGSAMVRLLEGLAVPLLPSGLVERCQLAGFALAAAHWQIDRVAAATGYLWSWLENQVLTGIKLIPLGQTQGHRILLQMDPAVAAAVEQGLCLDDDAIGASSPAMAMASSGHETQYTRLYRS is encoded by the coding sequence ATGGCGGCGGACACCATCACCATGTTTGACGGAGATCATCGTCTGCTGCGCCTGATGCACCTGGTGAGCCCGTCTCTGCCCACCGGTGCCTTTGCCTACTCCCAGGGGCTGGAGTGGGCTGTTGAAAGTGGGTGGATCAAAAATGCTGACGATCTTGAAGGCTGGCTGCGCGACCTGATCGCCCATAACCTGACCGGCGTGGACGTCCCCCTGTTGGATCGCATGCGGACGGCTTGCCAAAATCAAGACGAGGCGGCGTTGATGCGCTGGTGCGATCTGCTGCTGGCCTTCCGCGAAACCCATGAACTGCGCCTGGAAGAGCACAACCGGGGCAGCGCCATGGTCCGCCTGCTGGAAGGTCTGGCGGTTCCCCTGCTCCCATCGGGTCTGGTCGAACGCTGCCAGCTGGCCGGCTTCGCCCTGGCCGCGGCCCATTGGCAGATTGACCGGGTGGCGGCGGCCACCGGTTACCTCTGGTCCTGGCTGGAGAACCAGGTGCTGACCGGCATCAAACTCATCCCGTTGGGGCAGACCCAAGGCCATCGCATCCTGTTGCAGATGGATCCGGCGGTGGCGGCGGCCGTGGAGCAAGGCCTGTGTTTGGACGACGATGCCATCGGCGCATCCAGTCCGGCCATGGCCATGGCCAGCAGCGGCCACGAAACCCAATACACACGACTCTACCGGTCGTGA
- the ureG gene encoding urease accessory protein UreG codes for MTDKPAPLRVGIGGPVGSGKTALLLGLCLAMRETTDIAVVTNDIYTREDAEFLIRHQALDAARIMGVETGGCPHTAIREDASMNLAAVADLTQRFPGLDCIFVESGGDNLSATFSPELADLFIYVIDVAAGDKIPRKGGPGITRSDLLVINKIDLAPLVGASLDVMETDTRRMRGEKPFVFTNMKTGQGIDDIVVFIKTQGMLESK; via the coding sequence ATGACAGACAAACCCGCCCCCTTGCGGGTCGGCATCGGCGGGCCGGTGGGCTCGGGCAAGACCGCGCTCCTGCTGGGCCTGTGCCTGGCCATGCGCGAAACAACCGATATCGCCGTGGTGACCAACGACATCTACACGCGTGAGGATGCCGAATTCCTGATCCGCCACCAGGCCCTTGACGCAGCACGCATCATGGGCGTGGAAACCGGCGGTTGTCCCCACACGGCCATCCGCGAGGATGCCTCCATGAACCTGGCCGCCGTGGCCGATCTCACCCAGCGTTTTCCCGGGCTGGACTGCATTTTCGTGGAGAGCGGCGGCGACAACCTCAGCGCCACGTTCAGCCCCGAGCTGGCCGATCTGTTCATCTACGTGATCGACGTGGCCGCCGGTGACAAGATTCCCCGCAAGGGGGGACCGGGAATCACCCGCTCGGATCTTCTGGTGATCAACAAAATTGACCTGGCGCCCCTGGTCGGTGCGTCGCTGGATGTCATGGAAACCGACACCCGACGCATGCGCGGGGAGAAACCCTTTGTCTTCACCAACATGAAAACCGGTCAGGGCATCGACGACATCGTCGTCTTTATTAAGACTCAGGGGATGCTGGAGTCTAAATAG
- a CDS encoding circularly permuted type 2 ATP-grasp protein — translation MKTFSTYDPEDFYDELIVADGSPRPGARLLVDMIESLPAGDLALRQKAAEALLLKMGITFNVYGREEGTEKIWPFDIIPRIVSADDWQQIESGLKQRIFALNEFIQDIYNAKKILKDKVVPEDLIMTSRTYRPACEGFTPPKGIWCHVTGTDLVRDSDGLIYVLEDNLRCPSGVSYVLENREVLKRTFHQVFEASRVRPVDGYPSKLLEMLEYLVPEHIVSPTIGVLTPGIYNSAYFEHSFLSQQMGVELVEGQDLVVDNGCVHMLTTKGLKRVDVLYRRIDDDFIDPEVFRPDSLLGVKGLIGAYKNGRLALANAPGTGIADDKVIYAYVPAIIKYYTGEDAILPNVPTYICRDDDDRAYVLEHLDQLVVKAANESGGYGMLVGPHATAEERADFAEKIKAEPRNYMAQPTISLSRVPTIVGDRIEGRHVDLRPYVIFGEEIYVQPGGLTRVALPKGSLVVNSSQGGGSKDTWVL, via the coding sequence ATGAAAACATTTTCAACATACGACCCGGAGGATTTTTACGATGAATTGATTGTTGCCGACGGCAGTCCCAGGCCCGGCGCCCGGCTGCTGGTGGACATGATCGAGTCGCTACCGGCGGGTGACCTGGCCCTGCGCCAGAAGGCGGCCGAAGCCCTGCTGCTGAAAATGGGCATCACCTTCAATGTCTATGGCCGCGAGGAAGGCACCGAGAAAATCTGGCCCTTTGATATCATCCCGCGCATCGTATCCGCAGACGATTGGCAGCAGATTGAAAGCGGACTCAAACAGCGCATCTTCGCCCTCAATGAATTCATTCAGGACATTTACAACGCGAAGAAAATCCTCAAGGACAAAGTGGTGCCCGAGGACCTGATCATGACCAGCCGGACCTACCGCCCGGCGTGCGAGGGGTTCACCCCGCCCAAGGGGATCTGGTGCCACGTCACCGGTACCGACCTGGTCCGTGACAGCGACGGCCTTATTTACGTGCTGGAAGACAACCTGCGCTGCCCGTCGGGCGTTTCCTATGTATTGGAAAACCGTGAGGTGCTCAAACGCACCTTTCACCAGGTCTTCGAGGCCAGCCGGGTCCGGCCGGTGGACGGGTACCCCTCCAAACTGCTGGAAATGCTGGAGTACCTGGTCCCGGAGCATATCGTGTCGCCGACCATCGGCGTACTGACGCCCGGCATCTACAACAGCGCCTACTTCGAGCATTCGTTTCTCTCCCAGCAGATGGGCGTGGAACTGGTGGAGGGCCAGGACCTGGTCGTGGACAACGGCTGCGTTCACATGCTCACCACCAAGGGCCTCAAGCGGGTGGATGTACTCTACCGGCGGATCGACGACGACTTCATCGACCCCGAGGTGTTCCGGCCCGATTCGCTGCTGGGGGTCAAGGGATTGATCGGCGCCTACAAAAACGGCCGCCTGGCCCTGGCCAACGCGCCGGGTACCGGCATCGCCGACGACAAAGTGATCTATGCCTATGTCCCGGCGATCATCAAATACTACACCGGCGAGGATGCCATTTTGCCCAACGTGCCCACCTACATCTGCCGCGATGACGACGACCGCGCCTATGTGCTCGAGCACCTGGACCAGTTGGTGGTCAAGGCGGCCAATGAATCGGGCGGATACGGCATGCTGGTGGGCCCCCATGCCACGGCCGAAGAACGCGCCGATTTTGCCGAGAAGATCAAAGCCGAGCCGCGCAATTACATGGCCCAACCCACCATTTCGCTCTCGCGGGTACCCACCATCGTGGGGGATCGCATCGAAGGGCGCCACGTGGACCTTCGCCCTTACGTTATCTTCGGCGAGGAGATTTACGTGCAGCCCGGCGGCCTGACCCGCGTGGCATTGCCCAAGGGATCGCTGGTGGTGAATTCATCGCAGGGCGGGGGCAGTAAAGACACCTGGGTGCTTTAG